TCAAGTAAGGTATCTCAATTAGGAAATACCATCGAGAAGAGCAAAGATCATATGAATAAGTTAAATGATGAAGCAGGAAAAGCATCTTCAATCGCAGTAAAGGGTTTAGATGATATGGACAAACTTGCCCATATTACCGGGGAATCTAGCAAGACTATAGAAGAAATACATGAAGTAATATTAAAGACGAATGAAAGCTCTGAAAAAATTGGGGAAGCAAGCAGTGTAATTGGCTCAATTGCAGAGCAAACAAATCTATTGGCTTTGAATGCTGCCATAGAAGCAGCTCGGGCAGGAGAAGCTGGAAGAGGTTTCGCAGTAGTAGCTGATGAAATTAGAAAGTTAGCGGAACAATCATCCAATTCTACCAAAGAAATCAATTCAGTTGTAATCGAGTTGATGGCAAACTCTGATAGTGCTGTTAAAACTATGGAAAGAGTTAACTCAATTACTAAGGAGCAAGTGGAAAAGGTAGAATTAAGCATCGAAAAGTACAATTCCATCTATGGAGCTCTTAAGAATGTAGATGATAGGTTAGAGAAGGCTAATTCAGCAATGGATGCAATGGAAAAAATGAAGAACCAAATACTTGACACACTTCAAAATTTAACAGCTATAGCAGAAGAAAATGCTGCATCGACTGAAGAAGCGACTGCTTCTATTGAAGAACAAACTGCTTCGATCTCTGATATAGCTAGTTCTAGTGAAGACCTAGCAAAACTTGCACAAGACCTTAAATCAATAATTGACAAATTTAAAGTCGAATAGACTGTAAAGGAGATTATTAAATGAACGGAGAAGATTCTAAAAAAAATATAAAACTTCTAGAAAAACTAAAAAACATTAAAAATATAAAGATTAAAAAGTTAAATTTAAAAAATCTTAATTTTAAAAAACTTGACTTCAAAAATTTAAACTTTAAGAAAGTTAATTTAAAGAATTTTAATTTTAAAAATTCCTATAGAAATTTAACAAATAAGATTAATAGTATTGATTTTAGAAGTATAAACACTAAATTAATTGCATATTTTTCAGTTCTAATTTTAGTTTCAACTTTACTAATTGGTCTATTTTCTTTGCAAAGTGCTAGTTCATCATTAAGAAAAGAAGCTGAAAACTCATTAGCTACTTTGACAAATGAAACAGCAAAAACTGTTGCAAGTAGAATTGAAACACAAATGAAGTCCTTGGAGCTTATAGCCTTACGTGGAGAAATTAACAGAATGAGATGGACAGAACAACAAACTGTTCTTTCAAGCGTATTAAGCTCAACTGATTTTCAAGCATTTGGTGTTATAAATCCTGATGGTGACGTTACTTACTCCAATGGAACCAAAGAAAACTTAGAAAGCACCGATGAAATGATGGATGTAATAAAAGATGGAACAAATCTAATAATCTTTAATGTAGGAAGTATGACAGAAGGAGTACAATTAAACCTACTTACTCCAATTTATAGAAATGATAAAGTAGTAGGTGCATTATTAGGAAGACGAGATGGATTTTCATTGAGTGATATTACCGATGAAACAGGATATGGTGAAAATGGCTATGGATATATAATAGATGAGAACGGAACTGTAATTGCCCATCCAGTTAGAAACCTAGTTTTAAGCAAATTTAATCCAATAGTTGTTGCAGAACAGGATAGCAGTCAAAGGTCAATGGCCAAATTAACCAAAAATATCCTTGCTAAAAAAACCGGACTAGATACAGTACAATACAACGGTGAAGATCTATATGCAGGATTTGCTCCTATTGAAAATACTAATTGGTCCATTGTAATAACGGCAAATGAAGATGAAGTCTTGTCAGCGGTCCCAGTTTTACGTAATACATTGGCAATCCTGATACTGATTATACTTATAGGAAGTATTGCAATTACCAGTGTAATTGGTTTTTCAATAACCAGGCCAATAATTGAATCAATAAGGTATTCAAAGATAATTGCAAACCTAGATATATCACAGGACATACCAGTAAATAGACTTAAGGGCAAAGATGAAACTGCAGAATTATCAAGATCCTTACAAAGCATTATTGATAATCTTCGAAATATAATTAGAAATGTTAATGACAATTCTGAGCAGTTAGCCATAGCTTCTAAGGAATTATCAAAAACCTCTCAACAGACTGCATTTGCTTCAGAAGAAGTGACTAAGACTGTTGAGGAAATAGCAAAAGGTGCATCAGAACAAGCTCAAAGTACAGAAATTGGTGCAGAAAGAGCAACTATATTGGGAGAGATTATTGAGAGGAATCGTGAATTAAATAAAGAATTAACTGATGCATCAAAAAATGTTTCAATTGTTGTTGAGGAAGGCTTAGTAGAAATCGATAATCTGATTAAGGTCACTGAAGAAAACAACAAGGCAACTGAAATAATATCTCAAGTTATAAATAAAACTAATGAAAGTTCATCAAAAATCGGAGAAGCTAGTAATGTAATCTCAGCTATAGCAAATAAAACTAATTTGCTTGCTTTAAATGCGGCAATCGAAGCAGCAAGAGCCGGCGAAGCTGGCAAGGGCTTCGCAGTAGTTGCGGATGAAATTCGTAAACTTGCGGAACAATCTGCCGATTCTACTAAATCTATCAATAAAATTGTTGGGGAGTTACAAAAGAATGCTCAAAATGCTGTGGAAACTATCGAAAGAGTATCTGAAATTGTTAAGGAGCAAACACAAGGTGTTATAAATAGTAAGGATAAGTATATGCTCATCGGTAATGCAATGGAAGACGAGATTAAGGCGGTAGTTGAACTCCATGATGCAGGTAAAGAAATGGAACAAATGAAAGCTGATATTTTAAATACCTTGCAGAATCTTACAGCTATTGCTGAAGAGAACTCTGCTTCAACTCAACAAGCATCTGCATCAATGGAAGAACAGGCAGCGTCTATAGAGGAGATAGCAAGTACAAGCG
The DNA window shown above is from Tissierella sp. Yu-01 and carries:
- a CDS encoding methyl-accepting chemotaxis protein, whose protein sequence is MNGEDSKKNIKLLEKLKNIKNIKIKKLNLKNLNFKKLDFKNLNFKKVNLKNFNFKNSYRNLTNKINSIDFRSINTKLIAYFSVLILVSTLLIGLFSLQSASSSLRKEAENSLATLTNETAKTVASRIETQMKSLELIALRGEINRMRWTEQQTVLSSVLSSTDFQAFGVINPDGDVTYSNGTKENLESTDEMMDVIKDGTNLIIFNVGSMTEGVQLNLLTPIYRNDKVVGALLGRRDGFSLSDITDETGYGENGYGYIIDENGTVIAHPVRNLVLSKFNPIVVAEQDSSQRSMAKLTKNILAKKTGLDTVQYNGEDLYAGFAPIENTNWSIVITANEDEVLSAVPVLRNTLAILILIILIGSIAITSVIGFSITRPIIESIRYSKIIANLDISQDIPVNRLKGKDETAELSRSLQSIIDNLRNIIRNVNDNSEQLAIASKELSKTSQQTAFASEEVTKTVEEIAKGASEQAQSTEIGAERATILGEIIERNRELNKELTDASKNVSIVVEEGLVEIDNLIKVTEENNKATEIISQVINKTNESSSKIGEASNVISAIANKTNLLALNAAIEAARAGEAGKGFAVVADEIRKLAEQSADSTKSINKIVGELQKNAQNAVETIERVSEIVKEQTQGVINSKDKYMLIGNAMEDEIKAVVELHDAGKEMEQMKADILNTLQNLTAIAEENSASTQQASASMEEQAASIEEIASTSESLAELSQNLKDSISKFKV